GGTTTTACAGCACCAAAGGGTAGTTTTTCAAACTTCTCTTCCCGTAATTGAAACGGTGCATGTTGACCGAAGGATATCAATGGCAATAACACTAAAGTCCCTTTTATAAAAATATTCATGTCTTAAAATTATTCAATAAAGCGACCCGAAAAGTCAATACCTTGTTGCTTTATAAAAACAGCCAATGCCCCGCCTGTAACGTGCGGGGCATTTGAATCTTAAAGCATATTGCATTATTGTTTAATAATCTTCCAGTAAGGATCGGAAGGAATACGCATATCCAAAAGGATCTTATAGGTTCCGGTTGATGGCACCGTAAGGTTGCTACCCGGAAAATTCACAGCCCAATCTGCATTCGCCCTGAACTTAAACCCTATATCGGTGCCGGATTTTAATGTAAGCACTTTTGAAAATGTTTGAGTCGACGGATCAAAATCAAGCGGAACATCTGTATTCCAGTCTACAGCTGCATTTCCTATGATTGAGATATTATTCAAGGTTGCCGTCCAGGTTTTAGCAGTGAGGTCCAGCTTCATTTTATAATATCCTTTTCCGGTTACACTAAAATTGCCGCCTTTATTGTAATCAAGCGTACCCTTATTACCGGTATTCGTAATACTGCCGTAAGAGTTATCCCACTTAGGATCCGGAGTCAATTTAAATTCATTTACGGGATCGGGTAGGAATACAGATCCCTCCAACTGACCGGTCGTTTTATTTCCGGACATCACATACATTTTTGCGATAACTTTAGCCGCAGGGTCCCATCCCTGATAGGCACCGGGCGTATATAAAAAGTCACGGGCTATAACCCTGGGCCAATCCTCGTACGTAGTGATGGTAAGTGGCAATACGTTTGAATAGATTTTCCCGGCCGAGGTTCTTATCCGGAATGCATAATTGATGGTTTGTCCTGCTGGTATAAATTCCGTCAGCAGCAGGCTGTTCAATTCTTTTGCAGTAAGCGTTACCGAACCGGCCTTCCGGTCCAGATCCCGCTCTACCAATGAATCTGCTTTAAAGTCATTCCCCACCGGTGCAATCTGCAATGTATAACCCAGAGCATCTGCGAATCCCAAATCTACGTTATCATACGTCAACGTCAATGCAGGTTTATCTGCATTTTCCTGAAGCAATGTTATAGGACCGCTGCTATTGCCGCTGAGTGTAGGCTTATTATTGTTCATCACTACCTGGGTCTCATCCTTTTTACATGAATGGAAGGCCAGTGCAATCAAAGCGGTAAAAACATATAGAAATAAATACTTCATATTGCCAGTTTAAAAATTAATAGTTGGGGTTTTGCTGCAGGTTGGGATTTGCATTCTTATCAGCTACCGGTATCGGGTAAATATTCCGCCAGTCTTCCACAGCCTTTCCGTTTACCGTACCACCCTTCCAGGGCCACAGATAGCCGGCAGTTGTAAACCGTTTATAACGGATAAGGTCGGTACGCCGGAACCCTTCCCAGTACAGCTCCCTTCCCCGTTCATCCAGGATAAAGTCGGTGGTCAGCTGACCGGCACTAATGGTAGCGGCACCGGCCCTCATCCGTAATGCATTGACATATCCCAGCGCAGTGGAGGCATCGCCTCCTGTTCCACCGCGCAATACCGCTTCTGCATAGATCAGGTATTGTTCCGCCAGCCGGAATATTGGAAAATCCATGTCCGGAAAAGTAAGGTTACTGCCGGGTTTCCCGGATACCATCTCAATATTTTTAAATTTTGTAATCGCATACCCCTGTTCAAATTTTGTTTGATCCGCTATTTCCAGTGATTGCCCGGAGGTCCAGAACTGCGCCCGTTTATCGGTATTGCCGCTGGGGTCGGAGAAAAGATTCACCAGTGCCTTCGTGGTACGGGTACCACCCCATCCCCCGTCGATACCAAACTGCGCAGCCGGCATATTCCCGCCAACAGCAGCATGCGTCAGAAACGTGGTTCCCCCATAATTCTGGGTGCGGGTACCGTCATAATTGATAGTAAGGATAAATTCATTGGTATTTTTTTGATTATCGGCACGCATCAGATTCTGGTAGTTTCCGACAAGACTGTATCCTGCATCCGCTACTTTTTTTGAATAGGTTACCGCATCATTGTAGCGGGCTGTTCCGGTATAGGCTTCTGCGTTTAAATACAGTCGCGCCAGTAAAGCCCATACTGCACCTTTATCTGCCCTTCCGTAGTCGCTGGCACGCGCATTGGGCAACAGGCTTTCCAAGTCCTTTAATTCCGATTCAATATAGGCAAATAAAGCCGACTTGCCAATCTGTTTGGGTAATGCATTAGAACCAATCACATCGTTCTCCGTTACAAAGGGAGGATTGCCAAAAAGATCCAGCAAGGCCCAGTACTGGTAGGCTCTCAGGAAACGGGCTTCATTCCGGAAGCTTACAATATTGGCTACATCAGCCGCGCCAAAACCTTTTGTATTCAAGAGCTCGTCTGCTGCATTTTTTATAAAATCATTCGCCAGTGTGATCTGGTAAAGGCTCCGGTAATACAACCCCGTAAGGAAAGGATTACTGGAAGACCAGTTCATATTGTGAAAGTCCTGGATACCCGCATCCCCCCAGGCGATCACCGCCTCATCGGTACTAAGTTCCTGTGCACCCCAGAACAAACGGAGAAAGTCAGAAAAACCTTCATCAATGCCCTTGATGTCACCACCACCGGGAGGACTTGCAGGTCCGATATTGCTGGTGAGCGCATAGGCGCCATATACTTTCGCTGCAGCTTCAATATATCCCTGTGGAGTACTATACACCTGTGCTGCTGTAATATCATTCTTGGGAAGCCGGTCCAGTTTCTTACTGCAGGATGCGATTAGTACAACCAGGCTTATGGCAATCATTATTCTTTTCATCTGTGTTCGTTGTTTATTGGTTATTTACAGATCCAATGATTTTAAAAATCAAGGTTTAATCCCAGCACAAATACCCGGGGCCGCGGATAAAAATTATTATCGATGCCCCCCTGCACCTCAGGATCCAGTCCTTTATATTTGGTGATCACAAATACATTCTGTGCGCTCAGATTCGCGCGGAGGTTACCGGTTTTGGGAAGCAATTTCCCAAAATCATATCCCAGGTAAATATTATCCATCCGGAGAAATGAAGCGTTTTCAATATAATAATCCGAGAAAATGAGCTTATCGCCGCCACCGGCAAAATCGGTCAGCAGCAGATCCCTGGAACCATTATTCAGGTATTTCAGCGGGTTCAGGATATTTGTTCCCAGGGCCGTTGCAGAAATGACATTGTTATATACATAATTACCGATATTGGCGCGGGCGCTAAAGCCTGCGGAAAATTTTTTATAATTCACAGAAGAACCGAGTCCCAGGAAGAACCGCGGATCCGGATTTTTATACCGGTAATAATCGTTCTCATTGACCAGGCCGTCATGATTGCGATCCACAAAAACACCTTCCACCGGTTTGCCAGCGTCGTTATATACCTGTTGCAGTACATAGAACGAAGAGCGCGGATAGTTCACCGAATGGATCTGTATAAGATTACCCACTCCCCCGGTGATACCACCGGTTTGGGCGCCCGGGTATGAAGGATCGTCAACCACTGTTAATTTTGTAATCTGGTTTTTATTGTAGGTAGCATTAAAGTTTACATTCCAGGTCAGGTCATTATTTTGCACCGGTACTACATTCAATAAAAACTCTACACCCCGGTTTTCCATGCTCCCGATATTCGCTACGATCTTGTTGGTAAAGTTTGTGCCCGCCGGCTGGTTGATCTCGTTTAACAGATCCGTAGTCTTTTTATAGTATACATCAATACTCCCGTAAATACGGTTGTGGGCAAAACCATAATCCAAACCGGCATTGTAGGTGGAGGTTTGTTCCCATTTACGCTCATAATAATAACCACCCGGTCGATACATCTGGTAGTACTGATCCCCCAGCTGGTAGGTAGCGGTGGCCGAGCTTAAATTGTAATAGGAGATATAGTCAAAATTACCGATGCCGTCCTGCTGACCGGTAACCCCGTATCCCAGTCGTAGCTTCAGGTCGCTTACCACCGAACTGTTCTTCAAAAATGCTTCATCTTTCAGCTTCCAGGCAAAGGCCGCAGAAGGGAATATCCCCCAGCGGTTATTAGGATTGAACTTGGAAGATCCGTCGGTACGCAACGCTGCGGTCAGCAGGTAGCGATCGTTAAAACTGTAATTCAACCGGCCATAGTAGGAGAGCATTGTGTACCGCGGTTTGTCTAACGGGAAATTGGGCGAGGTCTTCGGGATCAGGCCACCGCTGGCGTCATAGTTGGCAAAATTGATATTCCGGGTCACAAAATCATAATACCCATATCCGGCCGTAAGATCGATCTTGTGCCGGTTGAACAGTTTGGTGTAATTCAGGTAAAATTCAACCAGCCCGTTATCCCGCCAGGAAGCATATTTATCCGCCTGCCCGTTGTATTGCTTTCCGTCTGCCACAGTACCATATTTCTGCGCAGCGCTATCGTTTACAAATATTTTTCCATACCCATGTGCCACATCGTATCCCAGGTTCAGGTTGGCCCTCAACTCCGGAAGAAAATGAAATTTGTAATCGAACTGGATGTTACCGATGCTTCTGATATTCGTTCCGTTATTGTGGTAATCCTCCAGCAAACCTACAGGGTTCCGGGGTGCCAATGATTTTAAACCGCTTACCGCAGAAGGATCCAGCCATTCATAGTAGCCGTTATACCGGTTACTTCCGGAATATACCGGTTGTGTAGGATCAAAATTCACAGCAGCCGCAATTGCCCCGGTATTGGCAAAACGCGAGTCGGTGCGGGCAGCCCTCACATTGATATCAATTTTCAGATGGTCATCCAGCAAGGATGGGCTTAAATTGATTCCAGCAGATTTCCGTTCCAGATCGCTGGTTTTCAAAACACCCTGCTGTTTCAGATAGCCAACAGAAATACGGTAGGGCAGTTTGCCCTTTGCGGCCGTACCGGAAAGGCTCAGGTTATTATCCGAACCGATGCCCGTACGGTAAATCGCTTTTTGCCAGTTGGTTGCCGCATTGCCCATTAAGGTTACCTGTGCAGCATCCCCATGGGTTTTAATATAGTTCCTGAATTCATCCGGAGATAACACATCGGCATATCCCGGTAACTTCGAAACCGAAAGCTGTGTATTGAAGTTGATCACCGGCTTGCCGCGCTTCCCTTTTTTGGTAACGATCAGGATCACCCCGTTGGATGCTCTCGAACCATAGATGGCCGTAGCAGACGCATCTTTCAAGATACTGAAGGACTCGATGTCATTGGGGTTAATCAGTGATAACGGATTGGGAGAGCCGGTAAGGCCATCGTTACTCAGCGGTACCCCGTCGATTACGATCAGCGGGTCATTACTGGCACTGAGCGAGGCACCGCCCCGGATGCGAATCGTACTCCCGCTGCCAGGGGCTCCGTTGTTGGAAGTGATCTGCACACCGGCTACTTTCCCGGCGATCAGCTGTTCAGGTGTGGTGGCCTGCCCTTTATTAAAGTCCTTCGATGTAACCAGCGCCACCGACCCTGTAAGGTCCTTCTTCTTTGCCGTTCCATACCCGATCACCACCACACTCTCCAGGTTGGCAATCTCCGGCACCAGGGACACATTCAGTATGTCGCCGGTTATTTTTACCGTTTGGGAAGCATACCCGATAAATGAAAACTGCAGGGCACCCACCGTAGTTCCTGCATTGATGCGGTAAGCACCGCTCGAATCTGTTAAAGCAGCGAGTGAACGGCCAACAAGGGAAACGGTAACTCCCTCCAGCGGCTCCCCGGTTTTTGAGTCGGAAACGGTACCGCTGATTGTGCGGGTTTGAGCACTGGCAATTGCCGAAAATAACAGCAGCAGTAGCAACGCAGACGATGCTGCAAACAATCTTCTCATGTACATAGACAAACAATTATTATTTTAACATCAATTGTGTACTTAATACACGTTAATTGAAAAATACAATGTCAAAATTACATCATTATGTGTACAAAGTACACAATGCCTGCAAAAAAAATTATATGTTAGGCTAACTTATTGTTTTTGATTAGTTTGGGTTTAAACTTATAGAGCTTTCCTGGGCGATGCGACACATTATCCTCCATTTCATTAAGGTCTACGAGCCAGTTTTTGAGGGTGATTTTTTTTCGAAAATTCCGGCGGTCCAACGGCATATTCAGGATGGCTTCATACACTTCCTGCAGTTCCCGGAGTGAAAATTTTTCGTCCAGCAGATTGTGTACCACTGGATGCTCTTCGATCTGTCCGCGCAGGTGTAGCAGACTGGTGGCCAGGATTTCCTTATGATCAAATGCCAGCTTGTGAATATGCTTTACTGCATGCCAGCGCAGATCATTATTATTGATCTTGAGTTTATGGTTATTGATGTTTACCAGGGAATAGTAAGCAGTTGAAACCACCCTGCCCGAAGGGTGGCGGTTTACCGCGCCGAAGGTATGTACCTGTTGCAGGAATACATCATCCAGATCCGTACGTTCTTTCAGGATGCGATAGGAAGCTTTGTCCAGGTCTTCATCGGGGCGTACCAGGTCTCCCAAAAGGGAATACAAACCTGCAAATTCCTTCAGATCCGATTTGATCAGCAGTACCTTCAACTCCTTTTCTTCATATCCGAAAATGACGCAATCGACGGAGACCGCAATTTTAAAATATTCCAGGTGACTGCTTTTCTCCAGCGCCGCCGTTTTCAGATTTGAACTTTTAGCCATTGTTTTCGTGATGGTTACAAAAGTACAATTTGAGTTATAAAATCCCCGTGGTTTAACAGCATTTTCCGGAATAGTTGCACACAACATCTAACAACCGATCGTTTGTTTAGTCACAATAAAACGTTAAAGCAGCTACGAAAATATCGTAGATCAAAAATCCGGGGTATCTTCCGCAAAACTTTTTATGAGATACGTTTTGACCCTTGTCTGCCTGTTCCTGCTGCGGCTGACTGCTGCTACACAGGATCAGGCCTTATACATTGTTCCGGATAACGCATTGGGTATAAAAGCAGCCAATCTCTTTTCCGAGATCCGGCTGATTCCGCTTGAAACAACTGCCGCCAGTTATTTTAACAATATGGCGGACTTTGTGGTGACCCCGGACCGGCTGGTTTTTATGGACAATGAATCCAACTCGATCCTTGTATTTAATAAAGAGGGGAAATTCCTGCATAAGTTTAAAAAGAAAAAGTACAAATTAGGGCAGCTCCAGTACAGCCACGCTAAAAACGCGATCTTTTTTACAAGCTCCAATAAAAATTATACCATCCCATTTTCAAAAGTCATGCAAATGACACAAAAGCCGGGCAACCGCGATTTTTCCAAATACAAGAACATTGAGTTGCTGTACCTGGGTGACAAAGAGCAATACCGGATCGAAAAACTGCCGGTACCTTATTATGCACTCAATAACCTGTATTATATGAACGGACGGTATCTGCTGCGCAACAGCCGTTACAATAAATATGTAAAAGACACCGTCCTGTATCACTTAGACATAATGAACGGAGATAAAAAAACGGCTTCTTATTTTCCTTTTCTCAATGTACCAAAGCTACCGACAGACTTTGACGAGATAAACATCAATATCGACCGTACCTTAAACGACAGCACCCTTTACATTAAAAAGGATTATGACAACACCATCTACACACTGGTAAACGACTCTATTAAGCCGGCATTTAAGTTTATCTTCCCGGCAGCCAATACCATGCCGGCAAGCTTCTACACCACTGCCTTCCGGAATAATATCGATTTTACCAGTTATAAAACCAAATACAATAAAGCGGTCCGGTCCTTCTTTAACATTATCGATCTGGAAAAAGTACTATTCTTTGGTATGAACGATAACGCCTGGGGATACAAGCGTTATGTATTTATTAAAAATTCCTCCTCTTTGTACGATCTTTCTAAAACCACTTCAGACAGTACAACCTGTTACCTGCCCGCAGGTATTTTTTCAAAAATCAGCAATTATGACAGCAACTATGTGTATACCTTTATTTCCCCCGGCGATCTGCTGAAGGAAAAAGCCAGTATTCTTTCCAGATATAACGATGCGCCGCCTCCATTTTTAAAACAACTGCTGGACCAGATCGGTACCTTCAACAACCCAGTCATCATTCAATTAAAAATCAATCCTGCTGCAAAATGAGACGCCTTGCACTCCTGCTCCTGATCCTGCTTCCCACCGTACTTCTTGCCCAGAAAAGAACCGGGGCCGTAAAAGGCATCCTGTATGATTCGATTAACGACTATGCCCTGCAATCGGCATCCGTTACCATTTATAAACAAGCTGACTCCAGCATTGTAGAGTTCCAGCTCACCAATACGCAGGGAGAATTTGACATTAAGAACATACCCTCAAAAACAGCACTGTATTGCATCATTTCCTATACGGGTTACCGCCCCTTTGTAAAGAACTTCCAGCTGGATTCAACCACCCTGACCACTAACCTCGGCAAATTGTTCATGACACGCCAGGGTAAGGACGAACTGGATGAGGTGGTGGTAAAAGCAGTACAGCCTCTACGTATGAACGGCGATACACTGGAGATCAACCCCGATGCTTTTAAGCTGGATTCCAACGCTGTTGTAGAGGACATGCTCCTGCGGGTACCGGGCCTTACCGTATGGGGCGACGGCACGATTACCATGAATGGCCGGAAGCTGGAAAAAGTGTATGTAGACGGCAAGCCCTTCTTTGGCGGGGCGGCCCAAACTGCCACCCAAAACCTTCCCAAGAATGCTATTGAAAAGATCCAGCTGTACCAGGAAAAGGATGTCTCCAAATTGACCAATACCGAACAGAAAACCGATTCTCTTTATTCTATGAACATCAAACTGAAGGATGATAAAAAGAAAGGGCTGTTTGGTAAAGTAGGCGTGGGATATGGCACTGACGATCGTTATACCGGGGATGCCGTTGCGCAGGCTTATGACAAAAAGAACCAGCTGGGTGTTGCCGCCGGCATTAACAATATCAACAAGGAAGAAGGTACCGGTGAGAATGCCTTTATGGAAAATACGTTTAAATCCAATTTCCGGTTCTTCTATGGCGGAAGAGGAAATGCCAATGACGGCATTACCCGGAGAACCTATGGCAACCTGAAATGGCAGCACAATTTCTCCGAGTCGGAAAATTCCCAGTTCTATAACCGCTTTACCGGCGACTACGGATACCTGAACACGTATAAGAATTATTTGTCTAACAGCACCAGCGTTCAAACCGTTGACAATTATAAGCTGAGCAATATCAGCAACAACAAAAGCAATAACGACAACACCAGCAATACGGTCAAATTCCTCTATGAGAACCGCAAGAAATTTGGCAACTTTGTAAACATCAGTGCCAATTATGTAAACCAGTACAGCACCAGCTCCAGCGAGGGACAGACCGATGTTTTCAGGAATGATACCACCGCAGTAAGCCGTACATCCAACAGCAGTTATGCTACGACCAACAGTAATAATTTTTATATGTTCGGCTGGCTCCGTTCCAATGACTATGAACTGCGCGACGATCCCCGGAAAAATTATTCCATCAACTTCGGTGCCGGCTATAATGAATCACGGACCAACCGGGGTACCCTTAACACACTGGAATCACTGGCAGACAGTATTTATACCAATACCATCGATCGCAGGTACAATAATTACAATAAAAATTACAATGCCAATATCGGTTTAAATTATGATGGATTCAGGCCGCTGCTGTTTGGCATCTATAACTTTTTCAACATCAATATGTCGCTGATCAATAACATCAATTTCTCGCGCAATGAGCAGGATGCAGCAGTCTTTGATCTTGATACGGCATCTCATCAGCAGCATCAGTATATAGTGAACAAGCGCCTCACCAACACCAACACCCTTACCAATTTCAGTTATAACCCGGCCCTGAACTTCAATAAGTCTATTAATAAATCAGTATGGGGCAAATACTATTACTGGCTGAACTTTGGGATAGATCTGCGATACCAGTTCCTGAACCAGAGCAATGCATCGAGCATCCTTAACCGGAATATCGACCGCTCCTTCAATTCATTTATTCCGTCGTTGAATGCCAATTTCAATTACCAAAAGGAGAACGTACTAAGGATCAATTCTTATCTGTGGGCCAATATGAGTGCACAGCCGCCATCCATCGACCAGCTGTACCCCATTATCGACGATGCCGAACGGTACAATATGATTGCCGGGAATCCTTTTCTGAAAGCCCCCAAAACGAAAAATTTTAATTACAATTTTGATATCAGCCGGGCAAAGCTCAACAGCAAGAGCAATTATGGTGCAAGACTGGGACTTAACTTTAATAATATCAGCCGGGCCATTGGAGACAGCCTCGTGTATCTGCCGGACTCTTCCGGAAGAAGCATTCGTTATCTTATCAACGTGAATCATCAACGGACCGTGGGAGGTAACCTCAATCTCAATTTCTCAACCAATATCAATAAGATGAATACTCTTGGTTTCACCTATGCTGCTTCAATCAACAACAGTTACCGTCCAGGGTATA
The sequence above is a segment of the Niabella agricola genome. Coding sequences within it:
- a CDS encoding SusE domain-containing protein, giving the protein MKYLFLYVFTALIALAFHSCKKDETQVVMNNNKPTLSGNSSGPITLLQENADKPALTLTYDNVDLGFADALGYTLQIAPVGNDFKADSLVERDLDRKAGSVTLTAKELNSLLLTEFIPAGQTINYAFRIRTSAGKIYSNVLPLTITTYEDWPRVIARDFLYTPGAYQGWDPAAKVIAKMYVMSGNKTTGQLEGSVFLPDPVNEFKLTPDPKWDNSYGSITNTGNKGTLDYNKGGNFSVTGKGYYKMKLDLTAKTWTATLNNISIIGNAAVDWNTDVPLDFDPSTQTFSKVLTLKSGTDIGFKFRANADWAVNFPGSNLTVPSTGTYKILLDMRIPSDPYWKIIKQ
- a CDS encoding RagB/SusD family nutrient uptake outer membrane protein, coding for MKRIMIAISLVVLIASCSKKLDRLPKNDITAAQVYSTPQGYIEAAAKVYGAYALTSNIGPASPPGGGDIKGIDEGFSDFLRLFWGAQELSTDEAVIAWGDAGIQDFHNMNWSSSNPFLTGLYYRSLYQITLANDFIKNAADELLNTKGFGAADVANIVSFRNEARFLRAYQYWALLDLFGNPPFVTENDVIGSNALPKQIGKSALFAYIESELKDLESLLPNARASDYGRADKGAVWALLARLYLNAEAYTGTARYNDAVTYSKKVADAGYSLVGNYQNLMRADNQKNTNEFILTINYDGTRTQNYGGTTFLTHAAVGGNMPAAQFGIDGGWGGTRTTKALVNLFSDPSGNTDKRAQFWTSGQSLEIADQTKFEQGYAITKFKNIEMVSGKPGSNLTFPDMDFPIFRLAEQYLIYAEAVLRGGTGGDASTALGYVNALRMRAGAATISAGQLTTDFILDERGRELYWEGFRRTDLIRYKRFTTAGYLWPWKGGTVNGKAVEDWRNIYPIPVADKNANPNLQQNPNY
- a CDS encoding SusC/RagA family TonB-linked outer membrane protein, with protein sequence MYMRRLFAASSALLLLLLFSAIASAQTRTISGTVSDSKTGEPLEGVTVSLVGRSLAALTDSSGAYRINAGTTVGALQFSFIGYASQTVKITGDILNVSLVPEIANLESVVVIGYGTAKKKDLTGSVALVTSKDFNKGQATTPEQLIAGKVAGVQITSNNGAPGSGSTIRIRGGASLSASNDPLIVIDGVPLSNDGLTGSPNPLSLINPNDIESFSILKDASATAIYGSRASNGVILIVTKKGKRGKPVINFNTQLSVSKLPGYADVLSPDEFRNYIKTHGDAAQVTLMGNAATNWQKAIYRTGIGSDNNLSLSGTAAKGKLPYRISVGYLKQQGVLKTSDLERKSAGINLSPSLLDDHLKIDINVRAARTDSRFANTGAIAAAVNFDPTQPVYSGSNRYNGYYEWLDPSAVSGLKSLAPRNPVGLLEDYHNNGTNIRSIGNIQFDYKFHFLPELRANLNLGYDVAHGYGKIFVNDSAAQKYGTVADGKQYNGQADKYASWRDNGLVEFYLNYTKLFNRHKIDLTAGYGYYDFVTRNINFANYDASGGLIPKTSPNFPLDKPRYTMLSYYGRLNYSFNDRYLLTAALRTDGSSKFNPNNRWGIFPSAAFAWKLKDEAFLKNSSVVSDLKLRLGYGVTGQQDGIGNFDYISYYNLSSATATYQLGDQYYQMYRPGGYYYERKWEQTSTYNAGLDYGFAHNRIYGSIDVYYKKTTDLLNEINQPAGTNFTNKIVANIGSMENRGVEFLLNVVPVQNNDLTWNVNFNATYNKNQITKLTVVDDPSYPGAQTGGITGGVGNLIQIHSVNYPRSSFYVLQQVYNDAGKPVEGVFVDRNHDGLVNENDYYRYKNPDPRFFLGLGSSVNYKKFSAGFSARANIGNYVYNNVISATALGTNILNPLKYLNNGSRDLLLTDFAGGGDKLIFSDYYIENASFLRMDNIYLGYDFGKLLPKTGNLRANLSAQNVFVITKYKGLDPEVQGGIDNNFYPRPRVFVLGLNLDF
- a CDS encoding NUDIX hydrolase, producing the protein MAKSSNLKTAALEKSSHLEYFKIAVSVDCVIFGYEEKELKVLLIKSDLKEFAGLYSLLGDLVRPDEDLDKASYRILKERTDLDDVFLQQVHTFGAVNRHPSGRVVSTAYYSLVNINNHKLKINNNDLRWHAVKHIHKLAFDHKEILATSLLHLRGQIEEHPVVHNLLDEKFSLRELQEVYEAILNMPLDRRNFRKKITLKNWLVDLNEMEDNVSHRPGKLYKFKPKLIKNNKLA
- a CDS encoding 6-bladed beta-propeller, whose product is MRYVLTLVCLFLLRLTAATQDQALYIVPDNALGIKAANLFSEIRLIPLETTAASYFNNMADFVVTPDRLVFMDNESNSILVFNKEGKFLHKFKKKKYKLGQLQYSHAKNAIFFTSSNKNYTIPFSKVMQMTQKPGNRDFSKYKNIELLYLGDKEQYRIEKLPVPYYALNNLYYMNGRYLLRNSRYNKYVKDTVLYHLDIMNGDKKTASYFPFLNVPKLPTDFDEININIDRTLNDSTLYIKKDYDNTIYTLVNDSIKPAFKFIFPAANTMPASFYTTAFRNNIDFTSYKTKYNKAVRSFFNIIDLEKVLFFGMNDNAWGYKRYVFIKNSSSLYDLSKTTSDSTTCYLPAGIFSKISNYDSNYVYTFISPGDLLKEKASILSRYNDAPPPFLKQLLDQIGTFNNPVIIQLKINPAAK
- a CDS encoding outer membrane beta-barrel protein — translated: MRRLALLLLILLPTVLLAQKRTGAVKGILYDSINDYALQSASVTIYKQADSSIVEFQLTNTQGEFDIKNIPSKTALYCIISYTGYRPFVKNFQLDSTTLTTNLGKLFMTRQGKDELDEVVVKAVQPLRMNGDTLEINPDAFKLDSNAVVEDMLLRVPGLTVWGDGTITMNGRKLEKVYVDGKPFFGGAAQTATQNLPKNAIEKIQLYQEKDVSKLTNTEQKTDSLYSMNIKLKDDKKKGLFGKVGVGYGTDDRYTGDAVAQAYDKKNQLGVAAGINNINKEEGTGENAFMENTFKSNFRFFYGGRGNANDGITRRTYGNLKWQHNFSESENSQFYNRFTGDYGYLNTYKNYLSNSTSVQTVDNYKLSNISNNKSNNDNTSNTVKFLYENRKKFGNFVNISANYVNQYSTSSSEGQTDVFRNDTTAVSRTSNSSYATTNSNNFYMFGWLRSNDYELRDDPRKNYSINFGAGYNESRTNRGTLNTLESLADSIYTNTIDRRYNNYNKNYNANIGLNYDGFRPLLFGIYNFFNINMSLINNINFSRNEQDAAVFDLDTASHQQHQYIVNKRLTNTNTLTNFSYNPALNFNKSINKSVWGKYYYWLNFGIDLRYQFLNQSNASSILNRNIDRSFNSFIPSLNANFNYQKENVLRINSYLWANMSAQPPSIDQLYPIIDDAERYNMIAGNPFLKAPKTKNFNYNFDISRAKLNSKSNYGARLGLNFNNISRAIGDSLVYLPDSSGRSIRYLINVNHQRTVGGNLNLNFSTNINKMNTLGFTYAASINNSYRPGYIDHHLSTSDNTSLSHNFSVLYNRIDKFNISIGEIVSTNRNRQSNSTLPVSMIRNYTTTSNINYFITKTVTFNTSINYQRNKAANRNAVNATIWNANAIYRFMQQKAELRLSAFDLLRQNKNITNFLDRNMATTTVTNGLQQYYMITFSYYPRKFGGGGNRRPAGPPGIMMIAR